A genomic region of Caenorhabditis elegans chromosome V contains the following coding sequences:
- the ifbp-1 gene encoding Interferon regulatory factor 2-binding protein 1 & 2 zinc finger domain-containing protein (Confirmed by transcript evidence): protein MGSFAESAALLQASMSLSPTPSIINNNNTVDYSLSLQMLAAPNAVSLASVNGSASLLTATTAGMKANNNSNEKLPRQQCYLCDLPRWPWAIINDYIEPVCRGCVNYEGSDRIELVLEETRQQKKLQGVGISDPQNAKTSLRDITLTQQQPLQTLPVTSANGIGRISPQRTPQPTVLPTSPFHVPTMNNLEQVLTHQRLLQMTQANPRAVDDLIQQSLRSLGPNSHLLAPFMMSMLPSTTYSNPRKRESDEEQKPEIYGKVQRGDAQTTTASPTSTHSPDHPGVKDRRGIAPIERVLRCTLCNERLEDTHFVQCPTVSIHKFCFPCSRSSIKDQCKSSDMYCPSGDKCPLVGSAMPWAFMQGEIAQILGDEYDEFKRTREAHGLAPPMGANAATLAAAAAAAAQNGANQTSPASTTTSAASSTSAATSPQN from the exons ATGGGCTCGTTCGCTGAGTCGGCTGCTCTTCTGCAGGCATCGATGTCTCTTTCTCCAACACCTTCTATAATTAACAACAATAATACTGTCGATTATTCTCTATCACTCCAGATGCTCGCGGCTCCGAACGCCGTCTCATTGGCCTCTGTCAACGGTTCTGCTTCACTTCTAACTGCAACAACTGCTGGAATGAAGGCGAATAATAATTCAAATGAGAAATTACCAAGACAACAATGTTACCTGTGTGATTTGCCACGCTGGCCGTGGGCAATCATAAATGATTATATTGAGCCAGTTTGCAGAGGATGCGTCAATTATGAAGGATCAGACAG aattGAACTCGTACTTGAAGAAACACGCCAACAAAAGAAACTCCAAGGAGTTGGAATCAGTGATCCACAGAATGCAAAGACATCCCTCCGAGATATTACACTTACACAACAACAACCCCTTCAAACATTACCAGTCACTTCTGCTAATGGAATCGGAAGGATAAGCCCACAAAGGACACCTCAGCCAACGGTACTTCCCACGTCCCCATTCCATGTGCCAACTATGAACAACTTGGAG caagttCTGACCCATCAACGACTTCTGCAAATGACACAAGCCAATCCTCGGGCGGTTGACGATCTTATTCAACAGTCTCTTCGAAGCTTGGGCCCAAATTCTCATCTCTTGGCTCCATTCATGATGAGCATGCTTCCAAGCACAACTTATTCAAATCCAAGAAAACGTGAATCTGACGAAGAGCAGAAGCCTGAAATATATGGAAAAGTGCAGAGAG gCGATGCCCAAACGACAACTGCCTCGCCAACCTCAACTCATTCACCAGACCATCCGGGAGTTAAGGATCGGAGAGGGATCGCCCCAATTGAGAGAGTTTTGAGATGTACACTGTGCAATGAACGTCTAGAAGACACCCACTTTGTACAATGCCCAACAGTCAGCATTCACAAGTTTTGCTTCCCATGCTCGCGGAGCAGCATCAAGGATCAATGCAAGAGCAGTGATATGTACTGCCCATCAGGCGATAAATGTCCATTAGTCGGATCAGCAATGCCATGGGCATTCATGCAAGGAGAAATTGCACAAATCCTCGGTGACGAGTATGACGAGTTCAAGAGAACCCGAGAAGCTCACGGTCTTGCTCCACCGATGGGTGCCAACGCAGCGACTCTCGCCGCGGCAGCCGCGGCAGCTGCACAG aacggcGCCAATCAAACATCTCCAGCCTCCACAACAACTTCTGCGGCTTCTTCCACATCTGCCGCCACGTCACCACAAAACTGA
- the ifbp-1 gene encoding Interferon regulatory factor 2-binding protein 1 & 2 zinc finger domain-containing protein (Confirmed by transcript evidence) has product MGSFAESAALLQASMSLSPTPSIINNNNTVDYSLSLQMLAAPNAVSLASVNGSASLLTATTAGMKANNNSNEKLPRQQCYLCDLPRWPWAIINDYIEPVCRGCVNYEGSDRIELVLEETRQQKKLQGVGISDPQNAKTSLRDITLTQQQPLQTLPVTSANGIGRISPQRTPQPTVLPTSPFHVPTMNNLEQVLTHQRLLQMTQANPRAVDDLIQQSLRSLGPNSHLLAPFMMSMLPSTTYSNPRKRESDEEQKPEIYGKVQRGDAQTTTASPTSTHSPDHPGVKDRRGIAPIERVLRCTLCNERLEDTHFVQCPTVSIHKFCFPCSRSSIKDQCKSSDMYCPSGDKCPLVGSAMPWAFMQGEIAQILGDEYDEFKRTREAHGLAPPMGANAATLAAAAAAAAQLRRRQNAQRAHPHRTLTRSTINTSTSCNGANQTSPASTTTSAASSTSAATSPQN; this is encoded by the exons ATGGGCTCGTTCGCTGAGTCGGCTGCTCTTCTGCAGGCATCGATGTCTCTTTCTCCAACACCTTCTATAATTAACAACAATAATACTGTCGATTATTCTCTATCACTCCAGATGCTCGCGGCTCCGAACGCCGTCTCATTGGCCTCTGTCAACGGTTCTGCTTCACTTCTAACTGCAACAACTGCTGGAATGAAGGCGAATAATAATTCAAATGAGAAATTACCAAGACAACAATGTTACCTGTGTGATTTGCCACGCTGGCCGTGGGCAATCATAAATGATTATATTGAGCCAGTTTGCAGAGGATGCGTCAATTATGAAGGATCAGACAG aattGAACTCGTACTTGAAGAAACACGCCAACAAAAGAAACTCCAAGGAGTTGGAATCAGTGATCCACAGAATGCAAAGACATCCCTCCGAGATATTACACTTACACAACAACAACCCCTTCAAACATTACCAGTCACTTCTGCTAATGGAATCGGAAGGATAAGCCCACAAAGGACACCTCAGCCAACGGTACTTCCCACGTCCCCATTCCATGTGCCAACTATGAACAACTTGGAG caagttCTGACCCATCAACGACTTCTGCAAATGACACAAGCCAATCCTCGGGCGGTTGACGATCTTATTCAACAGTCTCTTCGAAGCTTGGGCCCAAATTCTCATCTCTTGGCTCCATTCATGATGAGCATGCTTCCAAGCACAACTTATTCAAATCCAAGAAAACGTGAATCTGACGAAGAGCAGAAGCCTGAAATATATGGAAAAGTGCAGAGAG gCGATGCCCAAACGACAACTGCCTCGCCAACCTCAACTCATTCACCAGACCATCCGGGAGTTAAGGATCGGAGAGGGATCGCCCCAATTGAGAGAGTTTTGAGATGTACACTGTGCAATGAACGTCTAGAAGACACCCACTTTGTACAATGCCCAACAGTCAGCATTCACAAGTTTTGCTTCCCATGCTCGCGGAGCAGCATCAAGGATCAATGCAAGAGCAGTGATATGTACTGCCCATCAGGCGATAAATGTCCATTAGTCGGATCAGCAATGCCATGGGCATTCATGCAAGGAGAAATTGCACAAATCCTCGGTGACGAGTATGACGAGTTCAAGAGAACCCGAGAAGCTCACGGTCTTGCTCCACCGATGGGTGCCAACGCAGCGACTCTCGCCGCGGCAGCCGCGGCAGCTGCACAG TTGAGACGGAGACAAAATGCTCAAAGAGCCCACCCTCATCGCACTCTTACACGATCCACAATTAACACTTCTACCTCATGT aacggcGCCAATCAAACATCTCCAGCCTCCACAACAACTTCTGCGGCTTCTTCCACATCTGCCGCCACGTCACCACAAAACTGA
- the ifbp-1 gene encoding Interferon regulatory factor 2-binding protein 1/2-like C3HC4 zinc finger domain-containing protein (Confirmed by transcript evidence) yields the protein MYCPSGDKCPLVGSAMPWAFMQGEIAQILGDEYDEFKRTREAHGLAPPMGANAATLAAAAAAAAQLRRRQNAQRAHPHRTLTRSTINTSTSCNGANQTSPASTTTSAASSTSAATSPQN from the exons ATGTACTGCCCATCAGGCGATAAATGTCCATTAGTCGGATCAGCAATGCCATGGGCATTCATGCAAGGAGAAATTGCACAAATCCTCGGTGACGAGTATGACGAGTTCAAGAGAACCCGAGAAGCTCACGGTCTTGCTCCACCGATGGGTGCCAACGCAGCGACTCTCGCCGCGGCAGCCGCGGCAGCTGCACAG TTGAGACGGAGACAAAATGCTCAAAGAGCCCACCCTCATCGCACTCTTACACGATCCACAATTAACACTTCTACCTCATGT aacggcGCCAATCAAACATCTCCAGCCTCCACAACAACTTCTGCGGCTTCTTCCACATCTGCCGCCACGTCACCACAAAACTGA
- the ifbp-1 gene encoding Interferon regulatory factor 2-binding protein 1 & 2 zinc finger domain-containing protein (Confirmed by transcript evidence), with amino-acid sequence MSLFQWITPSMLAAPNAVSLASVNGSASLLTATTAGMKANNNSNEKLPRQQCYLCDLPRWPWAIINDYIEPVCRGCVNYEGSDRIELVLEETRQQKKLQGVGISDPQNAKTSLRDITLTQQQPLQTLPVTSANGIGRISPQRTPQPTVLPTSPFHVPTMNNLEQVLTHQRLLQMTQANPRAVDDLIQQSLRSLGPNSHLLAPFMMSMLPSTTYSNPRKRESDEEQKPEIYGKVQRGDAQTTTASPTSTHSPDHPGVKDRRGIAPIERVLRCTLCNERLEDTHFVQCPTVSIHKFCFPCSRSSIKDQCKSSDMYCPSGDKCPLVGSAMPWAFMQGEIAQILGDEYDEFKRTREAHGLAPPMGANAATLAAAAAAAAQLRRRQNAQRAHPHRTLTRSTINTSTSCNGANQTSPASTTTSAASSTSAATSPQN; translated from the exons ATGAGCCTGTTTCAGTGGATCACACCATCG ATGCTCGCGGCTCCGAACGCCGTCTCATTGGCCTCTGTCAACGGTTCTGCTTCACTTCTAACTGCAACAACTGCTGGAATGAAGGCGAATAATAATTCAAATGAGAAATTACCAAGACAACAATGTTACCTGTGTGATTTGCCACGCTGGCCGTGGGCAATCATAAATGATTATATTGAGCCAGTTTGCAGAGGATGCGTCAATTATGAAGGATCAGACAG aattGAACTCGTACTTGAAGAAACACGCCAACAAAAGAAACTCCAAGGAGTTGGAATCAGTGATCCACAGAATGCAAAGACATCCCTCCGAGATATTACACTTACACAACAACAACCCCTTCAAACATTACCAGTCACTTCTGCTAATGGAATCGGAAGGATAAGCCCACAAAGGACACCTCAGCCAACGGTACTTCCCACGTCCCCATTCCATGTGCCAACTATGAACAACTTGGAG caagttCTGACCCATCAACGACTTCTGCAAATGACACAAGCCAATCCTCGGGCGGTTGACGATCTTATTCAACAGTCTCTTCGAAGCTTGGGCCCAAATTCTCATCTCTTGGCTCCATTCATGATGAGCATGCTTCCAAGCACAACTTATTCAAATCCAAGAAAACGTGAATCTGACGAAGAGCAGAAGCCTGAAATATATGGAAAAGTGCAGAGAG gCGATGCCCAAACGACAACTGCCTCGCCAACCTCAACTCATTCACCAGACCATCCGGGAGTTAAGGATCGGAGAGGGATCGCCCCAATTGAGAGAGTTTTGAGATGTACACTGTGCAATGAACGTCTAGAAGACACCCACTTTGTACAATGCCCAACAGTCAGCATTCACAAGTTTTGCTTCCCATGCTCGCGGAGCAGCATCAAGGATCAATGCAAGAGCAGTGATATGTACTGCCCATCAGGCGATAAATGTCCATTAGTCGGATCAGCAATGCCATGGGCATTCATGCAAGGAGAAATTGCACAAATCCTCGGTGACGAGTATGACGAGTTCAAGAGAACCCGAGAAGCTCACGGTCTTGCTCCACCGATGGGTGCCAACGCAGCGACTCTCGCCGCGGCAGCCGCGGCAGCTGCACAG TTGAGACGGAGACAAAATGCTCAAAGAGCCCACCCTCATCGCACTCTTACACGATCCACAATTAACACTTCTACCTCATGT aacggcGCCAATCAAACATCTCCAGCCTCCACAACAACTTCTGCGGCTTCTTCCACATCTGCCGCCACGTCACCACAAAACTGA
- the ifbp-1 gene encoding Interferon regulatory factor 2-binding protein 1 & 2 zinc finger domain-containing protein (Confirmed by transcript evidence) has protein sequence MLAAPNAVSLASVNGSASLLTATTAGMKANNNSNEKLPRQQCYLCDLPRWPWAIINDYIEPVCRGCVNYEGSDRIELVLEETRQQKKLQGVGISDPQNAKTSLRDITLTQQQPLQTLPVTSANGIGRISPQRTPQPTVLPTSPFHVPTMNNLEQVLTHQRLLQMTQANPRAVDDLIQQSLRSLGPNSHLLAPFMMSMLPSTTYSNPRKRESDEEQKPEIYGKVQRGDAQTTTASPTSTHSPDHPGVKDRRGIAPIERVLRCTLCNERLEDTHFVQCPTVSIHKFCFPCSRSSIKDQCKSSDMYCPSGDKCPLVGSAMPWAFMQGEIAQILGDEYDEFKRTREAHGLAPPMGANAATLAAAAAAAAQLRRRQNAQRAHPHRTLTRSTINTSTSCNGANQTSPASTTTSAASSTSAATSPQN, from the exons ATGCTCGCGGCTCCGAACGCCGTCTCATTGGCCTCTGTCAACGGTTCTGCTTCACTTCTAACTGCAACAACTGCTGGAATGAAGGCGAATAATAATTCAAATGAGAAATTACCAAGACAACAATGTTACCTGTGTGATTTGCCACGCTGGCCGTGGGCAATCATAAATGATTATATTGAGCCAGTTTGCAGAGGATGCGTCAATTATGAAGGATCAGACAG aattGAACTCGTACTTGAAGAAACACGCCAACAAAAGAAACTCCAAGGAGTTGGAATCAGTGATCCACAGAATGCAAAGACATCCCTCCGAGATATTACACTTACACAACAACAACCCCTTCAAACATTACCAGTCACTTCTGCTAATGGAATCGGAAGGATAAGCCCACAAAGGACACCTCAGCCAACGGTACTTCCCACGTCCCCATTCCATGTGCCAACTATGAACAACTTGGAG caagttCTGACCCATCAACGACTTCTGCAAATGACACAAGCCAATCCTCGGGCGGTTGACGATCTTATTCAACAGTCTCTTCGAAGCTTGGGCCCAAATTCTCATCTCTTGGCTCCATTCATGATGAGCATGCTTCCAAGCACAACTTATTCAAATCCAAGAAAACGTGAATCTGACGAAGAGCAGAAGCCTGAAATATATGGAAAAGTGCAGAGAG gCGATGCCCAAACGACAACTGCCTCGCCAACCTCAACTCATTCACCAGACCATCCGGGAGTTAAGGATCGGAGAGGGATCGCCCCAATTGAGAGAGTTTTGAGATGTACACTGTGCAATGAACGTCTAGAAGACACCCACTTTGTACAATGCCCAACAGTCAGCATTCACAAGTTTTGCTTCCCATGCTCGCGGAGCAGCATCAAGGATCAATGCAAGAGCAGTGATATGTACTGCCCATCAGGCGATAAATGTCCATTAGTCGGATCAGCAATGCCATGGGCATTCATGCAAGGAGAAATTGCACAAATCCTCGGTGACGAGTATGACGAGTTCAAGAGAACCCGAGAAGCTCACGGTCTTGCTCCACCGATGGGTGCCAACGCAGCGACTCTCGCCGCGGCAGCCGCGGCAGCTGCACAG TTGAGACGGAGACAAAATGCTCAAAGAGCCCACCCTCATCGCACTCTTACACGATCCACAATTAACACTTCTACCTCATGT aacggcGCCAATCAAACATCTCCAGCCTCCACAACAACTTCTGCGGCTTCTTCCACATCTGCCGCCACGTCACCACAAAACTGA
- the ifbp-1 gene encoding Interferon regulatory factor 2-binding protein 1/2-like C3HC4 zinc finger domain-containing protein (Confirmed by transcript evidence) has protein sequence MNNLEQVLTHQRLLQMTQANPRAVDDLIQQSLRSLGPNSHLLAPFMMSMLPSTTYSNPRKRESDEEQKPEIYGKVQRGDAQTTTASPTSTHSPDHPGVKDRRGIAPIERVLRCTLCNERLEDTHFVQCPTVSIHKFCFPCSRSSIKDQCKSSDMYCPSGDKCPLVGSAMPWAFMQGEIAQILGDEYDEFKRTREAHGLAPPMGANAATLAAAAAAAAQLRRRQNAQRAHPHRTLTRSTINTSTSCNGANQTSPASTTTSAASSTSAATSPQN, from the exons ATGAACAACTTGGAG caagttCTGACCCATCAACGACTTCTGCAAATGACACAAGCCAATCCTCGGGCGGTTGACGATCTTATTCAACAGTCTCTTCGAAGCTTGGGCCCAAATTCTCATCTCTTGGCTCCATTCATGATGAGCATGCTTCCAAGCACAACTTATTCAAATCCAAGAAAACGTGAATCTGACGAAGAGCAGAAGCCTGAAATATATGGAAAAGTGCAGAGAG gCGATGCCCAAACGACAACTGCCTCGCCAACCTCAACTCATTCACCAGACCATCCGGGAGTTAAGGATCGGAGAGGGATCGCCCCAATTGAGAGAGTTTTGAGATGTACACTGTGCAATGAACGTCTAGAAGACACCCACTTTGTACAATGCCCAACAGTCAGCATTCACAAGTTTTGCTTCCCATGCTCGCGGAGCAGCATCAAGGATCAATGCAAGAGCAGTGATATGTACTGCCCATCAGGCGATAAATGTCCATTAGTCGGATCAGCAATGCCATGGGCATTCATGCAAGGAGAAATTGCACAAATCCTCGGTGACGAGTATGACGAGTTCAAGAGAACCCGAGAAGCTCACGGTCTTGCTCCACCGATGGGTGCCAACGCAGCGACTCTCGCCGCGGCAGCCGCGGCAGCTGCACAG TTGAGACGGAGACAAAATGCTCAAAGAGCCCACCCTCATCGCACTCTTACACGATCCACAATTAACACTTCTACCTCATGT aacggcGCCAATCAAACATCTCCAGCCTCCACAACAACTTCTGCGGCTTCTTCCACATCTGCCGCCACGTCACCACAAAACTGA
- the ifbp-1 gene encoding Interferon regulatory factor 2-binding protein 1 & 2 zinc finger domain-containing protein (Confirmed by transcript evidence), producing MLAAPNAVSLASVNGSASLLTATTAGMKANNNSNEKLPRQQCYLCDLPRWPWAIINDYIEPVCRGCVNYEGSDRIELVLEETRQQKKLQGVGISDPQNAKTSLRDITLTQQQPLQTLPVTSANGIGRISPQRTPQPTVLPTSPFHVPTMNNLEQVLTHQRLLQMTQANPRAVDDLIQQSLRSLGPNSHLLAPFMMSMLPSTTYSNPRKRESDEEQKPEIYGKVQRGDAQTTTASPTSTHSPDHPGVKDRRGIAPIERVLRCTLCNERLEDTHFVQCPTVSIHKFCFPCSRSSIKDQCKSSDMYCPSGDKCPLVGSAMPWAFMQGEIAQILGDEYDEFKRTREAHGLAPPMGANAATLAAAAAAAAQNGANQTSPASTTTSAASSTSAATSPQN from the exons ATGCTCGCGGCTCCGAACGCCGTCTCATTGGCCTCTGTCAACGGTTCTGCTTCACTTCTAACTGCAACAACTGCTGGAATGAAGGCGAATAATAATTCAAATGAGAAATTACCAAGACAACAATGTTACCTGTGTGATTTGCCACGCTGGCCGTGGGCAATCATAAATGATTATATTGAGCCAGTTTGCAGAGGATGCGTCAATTATGAAGGATCAGACAG aattGAACTCGTACTTGAAGAAACACGCCAACAAAAGAAACTCCAAGGAGTTGGAATCAGTGATCCACAGAATGCAAAGACATCCCTCCGAGATATTACACTTACACAACAACAACCCCTTCAAACATTACCAGTCACTTCTGCTAATGGAATCGGAAGGATAAGCCCACAAAGGACACCTCAGCCAACGGTACTTCCCACGTCCCCATTCCATGTGCCAACTATGAACAACTTGGAG caagttCTGACCCATCAACGACTTCTGCAAATGACACAAGCCAATCCTCGGGCGGTTGACGATCTTATTCAACAGTCTCTTCGAAGCTTGGGCCCAAATTCTCATCTCTTGGCTCCATTCATGATGAGCATGCTTCCAAGCACAACTTATTCAAATCCAAGAAAACGTGAATCTGACGAAGAGCAGAAGCCTGAAATATATGGAAAAGTGCAGAGAG gCGATGCCCAAACGACAACTGCCTCGCCAACCTCAACTCATTCACCAGACCATCCGGGAGTTAAGGATCGGAGAGGGATCGCCCCAATTGAGAGAGTTTTGAGATGTACACTGTGCAATGAACGTCTAGAAGACACCCACTTTGTACAATGCCCAACAGTCAGCATTCACAAGTTTTGCTTCCCATGCTCGCGGAGCAGCATCAAGGATCAATGCAAGAGCAGTGATATGTACTGCCCATCAGGCGATAAATGTCCATTAGTCGGATCAGCAATGCCATGGGCATTCATGCAAGGAGAAATTGCACAAATCCTCGGTGACGAGTATGACGAGTTCAAGAGAACCCGAGAAGCTCACGGTCTTGCTCCACCGATGGGTGCCAACGCAGCGACTCTCGCCGCGGCAGCCGCGGCAGCTGCACAG aacggcGCCAATCAAACATCTCCAGCCTCCACAACAACTTCTGCGGCTTCTTCCACATCTGCCGCCACGTCACCACAAAACTGA
- the ifbp-1 gene encoding Interferon regulatory factor 2-binding protein 1/2-like C3HC4 zinc finger domain-containing protein (Confirmed by transcript evidence), with product MNNLEQVLTHQRLLQMTQANPRAVDDLIQQSLRSLGPNSHLLAPFMMSMLPSTTYSNPRKRESDEEQKPEIYGKVQRGDAQTTTASPTSTHSPDHPGVKDRRGIAPIERVLRCTLCNERLEDTHFVQCPTVSIHKFCFPCSRSSIKDQCKSSDMYCPSGDKCPLVGSAMPWAFMQGEIAQILGDEYDEFKRTREAHGLAPPMGANAATLAAAAAAAAQNGANQTSPASTTTSAASSTSAATSPQN from the exons ATGAACAACTTGGAG caagttCTGACCCATCAACGACTTCTGCAAATGACACAAGCCAATCCTCGGGCGGTTGACGATCTTATTCAACAGTCTCTTCGAAGCTTGGGCCCAAATTCTCATCTCTTGGCTCCATTCATGATGAGCATGCTTCCAAGCACAACTTATTCAAATCCAAGAAAACGTGAATCTGACGAAGAGCAGAAGCCTGAAATATATGGAAAAGTGCAGAGAG gCGATGCCCAAACGACAACTGCCTCGCCAACCTCAACTCATTCACCAGACCATCCGGGAGTTAAGGATCGGAGAGGGATCGCCCCAATTGAGAGAGTTTTGAGATGTACACTGTGCAATGAACGTCTAGAAGACACCCACTTTGTACAATGCCCAACAGTCAGCATTCACAAGTTTTGCTTCCCATGCTCGCGGAGCAGCATCAAGGATCAATGCAAGAGCAGTGATATGTACTGCCCATCAGGCGATAAATGTCCATTAGTCGGATCAGCAATGCCATGGGCATTCATGCAAGGAGAAATTGCACAAATCCTCGGTGACGAGTATGACGAGTTCAAGAGAACCCGAGAAGCTCACGGTCTTGCTCCACCGATGGGTGCCAACGCAGCGACTCTCGCCGCGGCAGCCGCGGCAGCTGCACAG aacggcGCCAATCAAACATCTCCAGCCTCCACAACAACTTCTGCGGCTTCTTCCACATCTGCCGCCACGTCACCACAAAACTGA
- the ifbp-1 gene encoding Interferon regulatory factor 2-binding protein 1 & 2 zinc finger domain-containing protein (Confirmed by transcript evidence), which translates to MSLFQWITPSMLAAPNAVSLASVNGSASLLTATTAGMKANNNSNEKLPRQQCYLCDLPRWPWAIINDYIEPVCRGCVNYEGSDRIELVLEETRQQKKLQGVGISDPQNAKTSLRDITLTQQQPLQTLPVTSANGIGRISPQRTPQPTVLPTSPFHVPTMNNLEQVLTHQRLLQMTQANPRAVDDLIQQSLRSLGPNSHLLAPFMMSMLPSTTYSNPRKRESDEEQKPEIYGKVQRGDAQTTTASPTSTHSPDHPGVKDRRGIAPIERVLRCTLCNERLEDTHFVQCPTVSIHKFCFPCSRSSIKDQCKSSDMYCPSGDKCPLVGSAMPWAFMQGEIAQILGDEYDEFKRTREAHGLAPPMGANAATLAAAAAAAAQNGANQTSPASTTTSAASSTSAATSPQN; encoded by the exons ATGAGCCTGTTTCAGTGGATCACACCATCG ATGCTCGCGGCTCCGAACGCCGTCTCATTGGCCTCTGTCAACGGTTCTGCTTCACTTCTAACTGCAACAACTGCTGGAATGAAGGCGAATAATAATTCAAATGAGAAATTACCAAGACAACAATGTTACCTGTGTGATTTGCCACGCTGGCCGTGGGCAATCATAAATGATTATATTGAGCCAGTTTGCAGAGGATGCGTCAATTATGAAGGATCAGACAG aattGAACTCGTACTTGAAGAAACACGCCAACAAAAGAAACTCCAAGGAGTTGGAATCAGTGATCCACAGAATGCAAAGACATCCCTCCGAGATATTACACTTACACAACAACAACCCCTTCAAACATTACCAGTCACTTCTGCTAATGGAATCGGAAGGATAAGCCCACAAAGGACACCTCAGCCAACGGTACTTCCCACGTCCCCATTCCATGTGCCAACTATGAACAACTTGGAG caagttCTGACCCATCAACGACTTCTGCAAATGACACAAGCCAATCCTCGGGCGGTTGACGATCTTATTCAACAGTCTCTTCGAAGCTTGGGCCCAAATTCTCATCTCTTGGCTCCATTCATGATGAGCATGCTTCCAAGCACAACTTATTCAAATCCAAGAAAACGTGAATCTGACGAAGAGCAGAAGCCTGAAATATATGGAAAAGTGCAGAGAG gCGATGCCCAAACGACAACTGCCTCGCCAACCTCAACTCATTCACCAGACCATCCGGGAGTTAAGGATCGGAGAGGGATCGCCCCAATTGAGAGAGTTTTGAGATGTACACTGTGCAATGAACGTCTAGAAGACACCCACTTTGTACAATGCCCAACAGTCAGCATTCACAAGTTTTGCTTCCCATGCTCGCGGAGCAGCATCAAGGATCAATGCAAGAGCAGTGATATGTACTGCCCATCAGGCGATAAATGTCCATTAGTCGGATCAGCAATGCCATGGGCATTCATGCAAGGAGAAATTGCACAAATCCTCGGTGACGAGTATGACGAGTTCAAGAGAACCCGAGAAGCTCACGGTCTTGCTCCACCGATGGGTGCCAACGCAGCGACTCTCGCCGCGGCAGCCGCGGCAGCTGCACAG aacggcGCCAATCAAACATCTCCAGCCTCCACAACAACTTCTGCGGCTTCTTCCACATCTGCCGCCACGTCACCACAAAACTGA
- the ifbp-1 gene encoding Interferon regulatory factor 2-binding protein 1/2-like C3HC4 zinc finger domain-containing protein (Confirmed by transcript evidence): MYCPSGDKCPLVGSAMPWAFMQGEIAQILGDEYDEFKRTREAHGLAPPMGANAATLAAAAAAAAQNGANQTSPASTTTSAASSTSAATSPQN, from the exons ATGTACTGCCCATCAGGCGATAAATGTCCATTAGTCGGATCAGCAATGCCATGGGCATTCATGCAAGGAGAAATTGCACAAATCCTCGGTGACGAGTATGACGAGTTCAAGAGAACCCGAGAAGCTCACGGTCTTGCTCCACCGATGGGTGCCAACGCAGCGACTCTCGCCGCGGCAGCCGCGGCAGCTGCACAG aacggcGCCAATCAAACATCTCCAGCCTCCACAACAACTTCTGCGGCTTCTTCCACATCTGCCGCCACGTCACCACAAAACTGA